A single window of Uloborus diversus isolate 005 chromosome 5, Udiv.v.3.1, whole genome shotgun sequence DNA harbors:
- the LOC129222837 gene encoding all-trans retinoic acid-induced differentiation factor-like: protein MTHCFHEEDPCVYLNVSCTDFANCSHTGPGTARCVCHPGRHGYKCLNQGEFPSTAFAFSVVIPAVVLSVVVWFVQGRDVYKTNTL from the exons ATGACACACTGCTTTCATGAAGAGGACCCATGTGTTTATCTGAATG TATCTTGTACTGACTTTGCCAATTGCTCGCACACTGGACCAGGAACAGCAAGATGTGTCTGCCACCCGGGTCGACATGGATACAAATGCTTGAACCAG GGAGAGTTTCCTTCGACTGCCTTTGCCTTTTCGGTTGTCATTCCTGCTGTTGTGCTGAGTGTTGTAGTGTGGTTTGTGCAAGGGAGAGACGTTTACAAGACCAACACTTTATGA